Proteins from a single region of Numenius arquata chromosome Z, bNumArq3.hap1.1, whole genome shotgun sequence:
- the FAM174A gene encoding membrane protein FAM174A: MWPLALLLLPWLLAGLLLAARAPPGAATAFPRPTEVAGGAATRSSSSSSSSSRLAEVSAPPEQGQPMTQRALSVLVLASATLIVYFVIRTVRLRRRNRKTRRYGVLDTNIENMELTPLEQDDDDDDTTLFDANHPRREVRAFQ, encoded by the exons ATGTGGccgctggcgctgctgctgctgccctggctcctggcggggctgctgctggccgccCGTGCTCCGCCAGGTGCTGCCACCGCCTTCCCGCGCCCCACGGAGGTGGCAGGCGGGGCCGCCACgcgaagcagcagcagcagcagcagcagcagccgcctggCCGAGGTGTCGGCGCCGCCGGAGCAGGGCCAGCCCATGACCCAGCGCGCCCTGTCCGTGCTGGTGCTGGCCAGCGCCACCCTCATCGTCTACTTCGTGATCCGGACCGTGCG gCTCAGAAGGCGAAACAGAAAAACCCGAAGATACGGAGTTTTGGATACAAACATAGAAAACATGGAGCTGACTCCATTAGagcaagatgatgatgatgatgatacaaCACTATTTGATGCCAATCATCCTCGAAG AGAAGTACGTGCCTTTCAGTGA